A stretch of the Diadema setosum chromosome 16, eeDiaSeto1, whole genome shotgun sequence genome encodes the following:
- the LOC140239644 gene encoding protein adenylyltransferase SelO-like: MLSKLSAFCAVFIFLMLVKFGRHEEEATAAASECITKWQEGHDLSNGKDEKQNGDQDPPPRSYTDCPTHTDADRVSASCRDRDAELSDETASCSSPSQGVTFKRTSGRREGALVADIKEWNFPNYNSLRESFPIDPIEENYVRKVPRAVFSSVLPTPLKTSPRLVAFTPDVLQDILDLDPAVTEMEPFVAFVAGNTFLGDHIPLAHRYGGHQFGGWSGQLGDGRAHLLGEYMNSRGETWELQLKGSGKTPYSRHGDGRAVLRSSIREFLASEAMHHLGVPTSRALSLIVSEDPVWRDQFYDGHPRQEKAAVVLRLAPSWFRIGSLEILTYNGEIDLLRKLTDFIIRHYFVKVDPEHEDRYLAFFAEVVSQTADMIARWQSVGFAHGVMNTDNFSILSLTIDYGPFGFLDEYNPRFVPNTSDDEARYSYENQPDVGLFNLRKLAAALTPLLTPSQTRQLSQIVAGYVDIYKQRFMELFRAKLGLAGSEDVDEYMVAMLLKMMEDTKADFTMTFRQLGEVSVVMEDTCSVEVEEGKVSEHWALATLSRHEMFSEWWCMYAERLKQDCEYSDEQRRKRMNAVNPKYILRNWMAQAAIEQSENGDHTVIRDLQRVLSNPFTDQPWADDRGYASRPPAWASHVRVSCSS; this comes from the exons ATGCTCAGTAAGCTGAGCGCATTCTGCGCTGTATTTATTTTTCTGATGTTGGTCAAATTTGGGAGGCACGAGGAGGAAGCGACAGCAGCAGCTAGCGAATGCATCACAAAGTGGCAGGAGGGTCACGATTTGTCAAACGGAAAAGATGAAAAGCAAAACGGGGACCAGGACCCTCCACCTCGCAGCTACACCGATTGTCCCACGCACACAGATGCGGATCGTGTCAGTGCCTCGTGTCGCGATCGCGATGCTGAGCTATCCGATGAGACTGCGTCGTGCAGCAGTCCCAGCCAGGGTGTCACTTTCAAGCGGACAAGTGGAAGAAGAGAGGGAGCTCTTGTAGCAGACATCAAGGAATGGAACTTTCCGAATTACAACAGTTTGCGAG AATCATTTCCTATAGATCCCATCGAAGAAAACTATGTGAGGAAAGTTCCAAGAGCTGTCTTCTCTTCCGTTCTGCCAACACCACTGAAGACCTCGCCCAGGCTTGTAGCCTTCACCCCAgatgttttgcaagatatatTAGATCTGGATCCAGCAGTCACTGAGATGGAACCCTTTGTTGCATTTGTTGCAGGCAACACGTTCCTTGGTGACCATATCCCTCTTGCCCATCGCTATGGAGGTCATCAG TTTGGAGGCTGGTCTGGTCAGCTTGGAGATGGCAGAGCACACTTGCTGGGTGAATACATGAACAG TCGTGGGGAAACCTGGGAACTGCAACTGAAGGGATCTGGAAAGACACCTTACTCGAGACATGGTGATGGACGAGCAGTTCTCCGGTCTTCAATCAGAGAATTCCTGGCCTCGGAAGCCATGCACCATCTGGGAGTCCCAACATCGAGGGCGCTTAG TCTCATTGTGAGTGAGGATCCAGTCTGGAGGGATCAGTTCTACGACGGTCATCCAAGACAAGAGAAAGCTGCAGTGGTACTGAGGCTTGCCCCGTCCTGGTTCAGGATTGGCTCCCTGGAGATTCTGACTTACAACGGAGAAATAGACCTTCTCAG AAAACTGACAGACTTCATCATCAGGCACTACTTTGTCAAGGTTGATCCGGAACACGAGGACCGCTACCTGGCCTTCTTTGCCGAGGTCGTCTCACAAACGGCAGACATGATTGCCAGGTGGCAGTCTGTTGGTTTTGCTCATG GTGTGATGAACACAGACAACTTTAGCATCCTGTCTCTGACCATTGACTATGGCCCCTTTGGCTTCCTGGATGAATACAACCCCCGCTTCGTCCCCAATACCTCTGACGACGAGGCGCGCTACAGCTACGAGAACCAGCCCGATGTGGGTCTCTTCAACCTGAGGAAACTCGCTGCTGCATTGACTCCACTTCTCACTCCTTCACAGACTAGACA GTTGAGCCAAATAGTAGCTGGGTATGTGGACATCTACAAGCAGAGATTTATGGAGCTGTTCAGGGCGAAGCTTGGACTGGCTGGCAGCGAGGATGTTGATGAATACATGGTGGCAATGTTGCTGAAG atGATGGAAGACACTAAGGCTGATTTCACCATGACCTTTCGGCAGCTGGGAGAGGTATCCGTGGTAATGGAAGACACCTGCTCCGTGGAGGTGGAGGAGGGGAAGGTCTCCGAGCACTGGGCCCTGGCAACCTTGAGCCGGCATGAGATGTTCTCAGAATGGTGGTGCATGTATGCCGAGAGACTCAAACAAGATTGTGAATACAGCGATGAGCAGAGAAGAAAACGAATGAATG CTGTGAACCCAAAGTATATTCTGAGGAACTGGATGGCCCAGGCAGCCATAGAGCAGTCGGAAAACGGCGACCACACGGTCATCAGGGACCTGCAGCGGGTCCTGAGCAACCCCTTCACTGACCAGCCGTGGGCGGATGACCGGGGCTACGCCAGCAGGCCGCCAGCTTGGGCCAGCCACGTCCGGGTCAGCTGTTCTTCGTGA